The stretch of DNA CGGCTGCCACGCTGGTCGTGTTCCGGCATGGCCCGGCGGGCGGCGCGCCTCAATTGCTGATGCAGGTGCGCGCGGCGAGCATGCGCTTTGCCGCAGGGGCCTGCGTGTTTCCCGGCGGCGCGGTCGATCCGGCCGATGCGGCGCTGGCCGAGACCCTGCCCATGGCAGAGGGCTGGGACGGCTTGCCCGATATGGCGGCGCGCATCGCCGCCATCCGCGAGATGCTGGAGGAAACGGGCCTCGCCATCGGCCTGACACACCGCGACGGCCAGCCGATCGATGCGGCTCAGGCGGCAGAGGCCCGCATATTGCTGGCACAGGCCAATGGCGCTCTGGCGCCGGTGCTGGACGCGATGGGCTGGCGCGTGAATGCGGCGGCGCTCACGCCTCTGGCACGCTGGTGCCCGCCGCTGCCCCGCCCGTTCGACACACGATTCTATCTGGCGGATCTGGGCTCGGGTCAGGTCGACCTGTCGCATGAGGCGCATGAGAGCGAGCGGCTGCTCTGGCTTTCGGCGCATGAAACACTGGCTCAGGCCGATGCGGGCGGGCTCTCGCTGGTCTTCCCCACCCGCCGCACGCTGGAGCGGCTGGCGCAGTTTTCCAGCTTCGAGGAAGCGCGGCGGCATGCTCTGGCCAGCCCGCTCGACACGATCTCGCCCGCCATCATCGAGGCCGAGGGCACATCATGGCTGACCATCCCGGAAGGGCTGGGCTATCCGGTCACCCGCGAGAGGCTGGAGACCGCACGCCGCAAATAGCGTGCAACCTTAATGCCTTGCGTGGCGAACGCCAAGATTTTCGACCACCGGCGCATAGAGCGGGCTGTCGAATTCGATCCCTGCGCCATCCTGGCTCAGCCAGCGCACCACGCCGCTGATGGCTTCCATGCCATCGGGCTTGATCGTCACGCGCATGCCGATCGAGAGATAGAGCGAGCGCGTCACCATCTTACAACCATGTGTGGAGATGTCGCAAAGATAGGCCTCGTCGCGCATGCCCCCCATGGTGCGACATTTGGCGGCAAGCGTAACAGGCAACCTGTTGACCTTGCGAGACTGAGTGGGCGTTTCCATGCATTAAGCCTAACCCCATCGAGGTTAATTTTTTTTCCGATTTTACAGTAAACAGCGCCTTAGGATGTGACTACGGCCACACCACAACCGCCCGTCGCAAAAGGCTGCGGAATGCAGGCGGACCGGTCCGCGCGAACGATCAGCCGATCTCGTTTGACAGGACCTTTTCATGGGCCCAAGCTTTTTGTGCCGCGCTTTTCAGGCTGCGGATCACGCTGAGTTCAGGGGCAAATAACAGGGTGCCTTGCCCTGTATCCCTGCTATGAAATCGGTGTCCGGGCTGGCTGGCGCCCGGCGCTCCCCATCCGCCAGCACCGCTTTCGTCCCCCACAGGGAGCCTTTGATCTTGCCTCAATCCCCCCTTCCCGGCGCGCGCCGCCGCATCGCCATCCGCCTGATTTCGGCCCTGACGCTCACCGCCATGGTTACCGCCGCGCCGCTGACCGCGCTGGCCCGCCCGCTGCCTGCCAAGGCCCCCGCATCCGCCCCGGCCAAGCGCGTCCAGTCGGGCGAGGCTGCCCATGCGATGGTCGCCGCCGCCAATCCGCTGGCGGTTGCCGCGGGCATGCGCGTGCTGAAGGCCGGTGGCAGCGCGGTGGATGCCGCGGTGGCGATCCAGGCCGTGCTGGGTCTGGTCGAGCCGCAAAGCTCCGGCCTTGGCGGCGGCTCCTTCATGGTGTTCTACGACGCCAAGACCCACAAGGTCACCGCCTATGACGGGCGCGAGACCGCGCCCGCAGGCGCCAATCCCAAACAGTTCCTCCACCCCGACGGCACGCCGATGTCCTATGCCGAGGCCGTCATGGGCGGCCAGTCCAGCGGCGTGCCCGGCGCCATCGCCATGCTCGACATGGCGCAGAAGGACCATGGCAAGCTGCCGTGGAAGGCCCTCTTCGCCCCCGCGCATGAGCTTGCCACCGATGGCTTTATCGTCTCGCCGCGTCTGGCCAGCATGATCGTCAGCCGCGCGCCTCAGGCCCATGGTGAGGATGCCATGGCCTATTTCCGCAACGCCGACGGCAGCCAGATGAAGGCGGGCGACCGCCTGATCAACAAGGCCTATGCGGGCAGCCTCGACCTGATTGCCGCCAACCGCTCCGCCGGACTGCTCTCGGGCCCGCTGGCCGAGGCGATCCTGCAGCGCATCCACACCGGCCCCTATCCCTCGCCGATGACGCTGGCCGATATGGCCGCCTACAAGCCGCGCAAGACCGAGGCGCTGTGCCGCCCCTATCGCGCCTATGTCATCTGCACGCCGCAGGCCCCCTCGGGCGGTCTGCCGCTGCAGGAGGCGATGGGCATCCTTGCACATACCGACATCGACAAGCGCAGCGCCAAGGATGAAAAGGGCTGGTATCTGCTCTCGCAGGCCAGCCGCCTCGCCTATGCCGACCGCGACAAGTATGAGGGCGACCCCGCCTTCGTGCCCGTGCCCACCGAGGGCCTGCTGGCGCCCGACTACCTCGCCAAGCGCGCCGCGCTGATCGGCGAGCAAGCCCAGCCCGTCACCTATGGCATCCCCGCCGGTGCCCCCAAGGTCGGCCCCGACCACACGCTGGAGCCGGGCGGCACCAGTCATATCGTGATCGTCGATGCCGACGGCAATGCGCTGTCCATGACCACCACGGTCGAGAGCATCTTCGGCAATGGGCATATGGTTGGCGGCTTCTTCATGAACAACCAGCTCACGGATTCGTCCTTCGCGCCCGACAATGCCGATGGCACCCCCGCCGCCAACGCCGTGGCGCCGGGCAAGCGCCCGCGCTCGTCGATGGCGCCGACCATCGTGCTCGACAAGGCGACCGGCCACTTTGCCGCCGCCACCGGCTCGCCGGGGGGCACGGCCATCGTGGGCTATGTGGTGAAGGCGCTGGTCGGTATCCTCGACTGGAAGATGAGCCCACAGGACGCCGTCGCGCTGCCCAATCTGGTGGCGATGGGCAACAAATATTCGGCGGACAAATTCCCTGACGATATTACGTCTGCTCTGGCTGCGCGCGGCGAGGTGCTGGATTCGGGGCGCGGAGAAAACTCCGGGCTGCAGGCGATCGTTTACAAGCCCAAGGGGGCTATCCGCTATGTCGGGGGTGCTGATCCCCGGCGTGAGGGGATTGCTCGCGGGTTTTAAGGTTTGAAGAAGGGTGATGCGAGGGGGTTACCCCCTCGCGCTCCCATTTTTTGTCTGCGTTGCGCTTCGGGTTCGACCATAGGGCAAGGTCGCGGCGCCTCAGGCTTTCATCTTTCAGACAAGCGCAAGGCGTCGTGGGTTTTATGCCTGCGGCGCCTTTTCGTTGTGCAGGTGGAGAGGCTGGGCGCACCATTTCGGTGCCACTGCCATCTCGTCGGAAGACGTAAAGAGAGCGCGAGGGCGATGGCCCTCGCATCTTCTTCTTTTCTAAACCTAATCCTGAACCCCAAACGAAATTGGGGCCCGGATCTTGCGATCCGAGCCCCTATTCCAACCCGGTATCGACGACCGGCTGCGGATGACAAGCCCCCCTGCTCCGCCCGGAGGAAAGTGCAGATACGATGGATCGCGTGGCCCCCTATTCGATCACACCGCAATGCCTCCGGCCCCATAGGCACCGATCGGAACCGTAAGCTGGAACGTAAGTCCAGAAATCCAGCCAAAAAGATGGCGGCCCCGATTGTCTTTTTATTGCCCGCCTTGTCGGCGTGCAAACGTTCTTCGTGAAAACGCAGGCCTCGTCAAATCCATTGTTGTACCGGCCAGAACAATTCCCCCTACTGTGTCATCTCGGCACTAAAAATCCCATATATCCCGGTAACTTTTCGTAAAATTACACCTTCGCCAAGGGTTTGCGCATGATGAATTCATCGTCGAACCAGTCCCCCACGGCGAAGCGATATTCGCCCGCCACGACAAAACCACGCCCGCTGTAGACATGACGCGCGCGGTCATTGCCCTGCCACACGCCCAGCCAGAGCGCTTTGGGCTCCTGCTGCTCCATCCAGTCCAGCACCAGGTCGAGCAACCGCTTGCCCAGCCCGGCCCCTTGCGCGGAGCGGCGCAGATAGAGTTGATAAAGCTCGAGATCTCCCGCGCGCACAGCCTCATGCGGCAGCTTGCAGGGCCCGGCATGGGCATAGGCCAGCAGGGCTCCCTCATCATCCTGAGCCACCCACGTCCAATGCGCCGGGTCAGCCAGTTCGCGCTCCACCGTGGCCTGCCCATAGGCATCCACCTCGAAGCGGGCGAGGTCGGCGGCGGGATAGGGGATCGCAAAACCCTCCGCGCCGAAGGTCTCGCGGAAACAGGCCAGCTTCAGCGCGCTGAGCGCGGCGGCATCGCCCGGTTCGGCCCGGCGAATCAGAAAAGGCGAGATGGCGGCGCTGGAAAGGGTCTGGCTCATGCCCAAGCGATAGCTCCCGCCCAAGGCCCTTGCAATCGGTGCATGCCCCTCCCGAAAACCTTCACGACGTGCCGCGGCCATCCCTGCATTTCTCCTTAACCATGCAGCCACCGGTCCTGAGTCATTCTGCTTTACCTCCCTGAGCAGGCTTTCGCCCGATCCCGGTGCTGTCCGGGCAGGCATTGTCCGGGGCAAACTGGGGAGAATGGCGTTGTCGCGCTTTGGGATTTCGACGCGGCTGTTGGGGGCCTTTGCCATCCTGCTGGTGGCGATGGCCGGTTTCGGCGCCTTTTCCGTGATGAAGATCGGCGAGGTCAACGCCCTCTCGATGGAGATGCGCACCCGCTGGCTGCCCGCCACGCAGGAGGTCGGCCAGATCCACGCCTATATCTCGCAATACCGCATCCGCCAGAGCGAGATGATCGCCGCCCCGGTCAAGGACAAGCCCCGCGCCGCCAAGCTGGTGCGCAATGCGGGCATGGCGATCGACGGGCTGATGGTCCATTACGAAAAGCTGATCAACACGCCCGAGCAGCATGACGCCTTCCACAAGGTCTTCTTCAACTGGCGCAGCTACAAGGCGCTGAACGAGAAGATGCTCGCGCTCGATGCGCGGCATGGCGACCAGGACGACACCGCCGTGCGCGACCTGTTCGAGGGCGATGTGCAGCAGAGCTTCTACGCGGTCGAGGATTCGATCATGGCGCTGGTCGATGTGAACACGGGGGGCGCCAACAAGGTCTCCGCCGAATCGAGCCAGATCCATGACGCCGCCCGCCGCACCACACTGCTCGCGCTGAGCGCCACGGTGGCGCTGGCGCTGGTGCTGCTGGCGATGCTGATGCAGACCATCGCGCGGCCCGTGCGCCGTCTGGCCGATGCCGTGACGCGGCTGGTCGATGGCGACATGAATGTCACCGTGCCCGCCACTCACCGCCAGGATGAGGTCGGCGCGCTGGCCCGCGCGCTCGATGCCTTCAAGCGGCTGGTCGCGCAGGACAAGGTCCGCACCGCCGCCGAGCTGGAGCAGGCGCGCAACGCCCAGATCACCATCGACGCGATCGGCAATGGCCTTGCCGCGCTAGCCGAGGGCAATCTGACGCATCGCGTGCCCGAGGACGGCCATGGCGCGCTGGGCGCGCTGCATGTCAATTTCAACGAGGCGGCCCAGCGCCTCTCCGATGTTCTGGGCGCGATCGTCGATGGTTTCGACACGATCAGCCAGGGCACGCAGGACATCGCCGTGGCGGGCAGCGACCTGTCGCGCCGCACCGACCATCAGGCCAGCTCGCTGGCCGGGACCGCGCGCACGCTGGGCGAGCTGACCGGCATGGTCAAGCTGACCGCCGACAATGCGCGCCAGACCTCGACCCGTCTGGCCACCACCCGCCAGACCGCCGGGGGCATGGAAGGCACCGCCAATGACGCCATCGCCGCGATGCGCGCCATCGAGGACTCGAGCCGCCAGATGGCCGAGATCATCGGCGTGATCGACGGCATCGCCTTCCAGACCAACCTGCTGGCGCTCAACGCCGGGGTCGAGGCCGCCCGTGCCGGGGACGCCGGGCGCGGCTTCGCGGTGGTCGCCACCGAGGTGCGTGCCCTTGCCCAGCGCAGCGCCGATGCGGCCAAGGACATCAAGGCGCTGATCACCACCTCCAACGGCCAGATCGGTGACGGCGTGGCGCTGGTCTCATCCAGCGGCGGGGCGCTGCGCCAGATCGTGGGCGAGGTCGCGGCCATTTCCGAGCTGGTCGAGCAGATCGCCCAGTCGGCGGGCAAGCAGGCCAATGCCATGGTCGACATCAGCGCGCTGGTCAGCGAGATGGATGAGTTCACCCAGCAGAATGCCGCCATGGTGGAGCAAAGCTCGGCCAGCACGGTCAATCTTTCGGCCGAGACCGAGCGTCTGGTGGGCCAGCTCAGCACCTTCCGGCTCAACGGGCGGCGGGCGGTGATGATCGAGCCGGTCAGCCCGGCGTCACAGCAGGCGCGCCTCACCGGCCCTTCTTCCGGCAGGGCCCTGCCCTCCACAAGGGGCAACACCGCGCTGAAGCTGGCCGATGAGGACTGGTCGGCGTTCTGAACAGGCGCCCGCCGCGCAGCCCTTGCGCAACGATTGCGCAAAAGCGCCTAGGTATTTCCTCCAGAGCCCCATCAACGCTCCTTTTGGGGCCCCGCGCGTATAATGCTGACGATTGCAAAGGACCTCTCCCGGATTCACCCGCAATCGATTCGACGACCACTCCATGAGGCCGATGACGATGCAGACCCTCCACAAAGCCCCCGCCCGGCTGGCTCGCGTGATCCTTGCACGTCTGCTGCTGGCCTGTGCCCTGTTGGCAGGCATGCTCACCGCCACCCCCGCGCTGGCGCAGAGCGACTGGAGCCGTCAGGTCGCGCGCATCATCAGCTCGAAGCAGACCTATCCCGCCACCGCCCAGATGCGCGGCGAGGAAGGCACCGCCAAGGTCAAGGTCTATGTCGGCGCCGATGGCAGCGTGCAGCGCACCGAACTGGCGACCGGCTCGGGCTCTCCCCTGCTTGACCGTGAGGCGCTGGCCATGCCGACCCGCGCGGGTCGCCTGCCCGCCCCTCCGGGTGGCGCCACCGTGCTGACCGTGCCGGTGACCTGGAAGCTGATCTGAAGATCGGCGCTTTTTGAAAAATCTGCGGAAGAGCAGATTTTTACCCGGCACCAGCCCTCTCCCCCGCCCGGTTACCCTACGGTCGTATCCTATGGGTGGCCGGGCGGGGGAGCGGGCTGGTGCCGCGAATCCGGCCACGCCGGATTCCAAACAAACGTAATTTTCTTGCTATCCACAGCAAAACCGCCTATGGGCCGCCCCAAGCGTGACCGGCGTACAGGGCTTCCCCCCAGCCGCAGGCCTCGCCCAGCAGGATCAGGCCGCGTGAAGGCAGCGCCGATGGGAACCCTTTCTACGGGCCATCGCAGCGCCGTCAGCCTCCCTGCCGGGCAGAGACCGCTCGGTCACATCATCGCCACAGCGCCACCTCGTCACGCAAGGTTGCAGGAACTTCTCCTCACCTTCCCGTGCGTCGCGCGTGCGCGCGCCGCATGGCGCTTCAAGAAAGACATCCATGTCCTATTTTTCCGACCTTAACCTGGCCGAGCCGATCCTGCGCGCACTGGCCGAAAAAGGTTACACCGATCCCACCCCGATCCAGCGCCAGTCGATCCCCTCGCTGATCGAGGGCCGCGACCTTCTCGGCCTGGCCCAGACCGGCACCGGCAAGACCGCCGCTTTCTCGCTGCCCTCGCTGCACCGTCTGGCGATGGACCCCAAGCCGCGCCGCGCCGCCTCGTGCCGCATGCTGGTCCTCAGCCCCACCCGTGAGCTGGCCGCCCAGATCGCGGACAATATGAAGTTCTACGCCAAGCACCTGCCGCTGAGCATCCAGTGCATCTTCGGCGGCGTGCCCGCGCCCAAGCAGGCCCGCGCCCTGGTGGGCGGCACCGACATTCTGGTCGCCACGCCGGGCCGTCTGCTCGATCTGATCGACCAGCGCGCTCTCACCCTGCGCGATGTCGAGATCTTCGTGCTCGACGAAGCCGACCAGATGATGGATCTGGGCTTCATCCATGCCCTGAAGCGCGTCGCCCGCCTGCTGCCCGCACAGCGCCAGAGCCTGTTCTTCAGCGCCACCATGCCGCAGGACATCGAGGCGCTGGGCCGCCAGTTCATCAACAACCCCGTGAAGGTGGAGGTGGCCCCGCAGTCCACCACCGCCGAGCGCGTCGAGCAGTATGCCACCTTCGTGTCGCAGGCTGAAAAGCAGGCCCTGCTGACCATCAAGCTGCGCGAGGGTCTCGCCAGCGGCGAGATCGACCGCACGCTGGTCTTCTCGCGCACCAAGCATGGCGCCGACCGTATCGTGCGCTTCCTGACCCCCGCCGGCATCGAGGCCGCCGCCATCCATGGCGACAAGTCTCAGGCCCAGCGCACCGCTGCCCTGAAGGGCTTCCGCGATGGCAAGGTCAAGGTGCTGATCGCCACCGACATCGCCGCGCGCGGCATCGACGTGACCGGCGTCAGCCACGTCTTCAACTTCGACATCCCCAATGTGGCCGAGCAGTATGTGCACCGCATCGGCCGCACCGGCCGCGCCGGCGCCAACGGCATCGCCCTCTCCTTCGTGGCCGATGACGAAAAGCCCTACCTCAAGGCCATCGAGCGCCTGACCGGCGTGAAGCTGACCATGCAGCCGCTGCCCGCCAACTTCCTCGTCGAGGCCGCCCGCCTGCCCGCCCCCGCCAAGCGCGGCAATGGCCAGCCCGAGCGTGTCGACCGGGGCGCCAGTGCCGGTCGCGGCGATGGTCGTGGCCGTGGTGGCGCGGGTCGCCCGCAGGGCCAGGGTCGCGATGGTGGCCGTGGCGGCCAGCAGGAGCACAATCGTCACAACAACCGCCGCAAGGACCCCGGCGCGCAGGATCGCGTTGCCCGTGACGGCCAGCGCTCCGGCCAGCAGCGCGACAGCGATCGCGCCCGCGCCGAGCGCCGCCAGAACGACCCGCGTGCAACCGCGCAGCGCCCGTCCTCGGGTCCGCGTTTCGATCCGCTGAGCGATGCCTCGGGGGATGAGCGCCGGGATCGTACCGCGCGTCGCGGGCGTTAAGAACTGAAAAGGGATAGGTGCGAGGGGGTTACCCCCTCGCGCTCCCATTTTTTGTCAGCGTTGCGCTTCGGGTTCGGCCTTAGGCTAACGTCGCTGCGCTGCAGGCTTTGGCTCGCTTGCACAGCCCATCGGATGTTCAGGGATTGCCTGCGGCGCCCTTATGCCGTGTAGGCAAAGCGCACCACCGCCATCGCAAAGGCGAAACAGAAGGCATAGGAAAAGCGGTCCAGCTTGACCGGCTCGCGGCCCTTTGCCGAACGCCAGCGCCCGATGGCCAGCATGCTGGCGCTCACCAACAGCGGCGTGCCGATCAGATTGGCGATCCTCAGCGATGGACTGTGGATCATCGAATGCGGCAGGATCAACAGGCTGATCCCTCCGGCCAGCGCGCCCCAGAACAGATAGCCCAGCCCGGACAGCACCGGATGGCGTTCCGTCTTCGCCGTATCCGCAAGGCAATCCAGACCGATATCGACAGCCGCCTCGATCAGGAACTGCAGCAAAAATTCGCCGAGGAACTGAAAAAGGATCTCGAACAAAGCTTCCATGGGAAACCCCATGACACAGGTGGAGAGCCAGAACACACCATGTCGGCGCCACCACCCTATCGCCGGAAGGCGTTATGGGAGCGCGAGGGCCCGGAGCATGTCTCTTGAGACATGCGACCAACTACAGACTCCACCCTCGCATTTTCTCTTCCTGAAACCTTCAAACCGCCGCGGTAAACACGCCCAGCTCGGGAATCCCGACCGAGCGCCGACCGCCGTAATCGGTCTTCACGACGATATGGCCTTCCTTCTCCAGATGCTCCAGCAAACGGCGGATGCGGCCTGAAGACGAAGTGCCATAAACCCGCGCCAACTCATTGTCGTCAGGGCAGGCCTCGCCCTCCATCGCCGCGCGGGCCAGGACCAGAAACGGCGCCAACCAGTCATCGGTGACGGCGCGGGCAAGGTTCATCAACTCGGCCCAGCGCTCTTCCTGCGGGGCGTAGATGCCAGCGACGGCCATGGCGAAACGGCGGCGGAACTGCGCCACATCGCCCGCGTGATGGCCGATGCGCTTCATCCGGCAGCGCAGCGTAAAGTCCTGATAGAGTGAGGCGATCTGCTGATAGGTCGCGCCGGGCTCGGTGGCCATATCCTCCATGATGGAGGCGATCATCGCGTTGATCTCATCAGGCGCGATGGCCGGAGGCGCCGCGACAGCCGCAGCGGCGAAGAGATTGTCTCCGCCCGCCAGCGGATCCTCGGGCTCCTGATCGGTGCCCGGCGCCACGGCCATCACATAGGAACCGATCTGCTCCATCAGATCGCCCGCATCGGGCATCGCCGGACGCGGCGACGGGCCGTCCACGGCGGTCAGCTCCTCCAGCGTCGGCGCGGCATGGAGCAAGTCGTGCAGATCCTGACCCGTGGTGGTCGGCGGCGGCAGCAGGCCAGTGGAGACCGCGCGGCTGGTGGTCTTCACCCCGCCGATGCGCACCGCGACAGGCCGCCGCGTGATCGCGGGCCCAAGCGCCAGAAACTGCCCACGCTC from Novosphingobium sp. encodes:
- a CDS encoding NUDIX hydrolase yields the protein MTSTDDTPRPAATLVVFRHGPAGGAPQLLMQVRAASMRFAAGACVFPGGAVDPADAALAETLPMAEGWDGLPDMAARIAAIREMLEETGLAIGLTHRDGQPIDAAQAAEARILLAQANGALAPVLDAMGWRVNAAALTPLARWCPPLPRPFDTRFYLADLGSGQVDLSHEAHESERLLWLSAHETLAQADAGGLSLVFPTRRTLERLAQFSSFEEARRHALASPLDTISPAIIEAEGTSWLTIPEGLGYPVTRERLETARRK
- a CDS encoding methyl-accepting chemotaxis protein encodes the protein MALSRFGISTRLLGAFAILLVAMAGFGAFSVMKIGEVNALSMEMRTRWLPATQEVGQIHAYISQYRIRQSEMIAAPVKDKPRAAKLVRNAGMAIDGLMVHYEKLINTPEQHDAFHKVFFNWRSYKALNEKMLALDARHGDQDDTAVRDLFEGDVQQSFYAVEDSIMALVDVNTGGANKVSAESSQIHDAARRTTLLALSATVALALVLLAMLMQTIARPVRRLADAVTRLVDGDMNVTVPATHRQDEVGALARALDAFKRLVAQDKVRTAAELEQARNAQITIDAIGNGLAALAEGNLTHRVPEDGHGALGALHVNFNEAAQRLSDVLGAIVDGFDTISQGTQDIAVAGSDLSRRTDHQASSLAGTARTLGELTGMVKLTADNARQTSTRLATTRQTAGGMEGTANDAIAAMRAIEDSSRQMAEIIGVIDGIAFQTNLLALNAGVEAARAGDAGRGFAVVATEVRALAQRSADAAKDIKALITTSNGQIGDGVALVSSSGGALRQIVGEVAAISELVEQIAQSAGKQANAMVDISALVSEMDEFTQQNAAMVEQSSASTVNLSAETERLVGQLSTFRLNGRRAVMIEPVSPASQQARLTGPSSGRALPSTRGNTALKLADEDWSAF
- a CDS encoding ATP-binding protein produces the protein MSASVIIGEQQGGKALQIDIEELLATRLLVQGNSGSGKSHLLRRLLEESAALVQQVVIDPEGDFVTLAEPFGHIVVDGAAYSNNDLIRLANRVRQHRASVILALDGLEIEAQMRCAATFINTLFDAPRDQWYPALVVVDEAQMFAPAAAGDVTDEVRRLSLSAMTNLMCRGRKRGLAGIIATQRLAKLAKNVAAEASNFLMGRTFLDIDMARAADLLGMDRRQAETIRDLERGQFLALGPAITRRPVAVRIGGVKTTSRAVSTGLLPPPTTTGQDLHDLLHAAPTLEELTAVDGPSPRPAMPDAGDLMEQIGSYVMAVAPGTDQEPEDPLAGGDNLFAAAAVAAPPAIAPDEINAMIASIMEDMATEPGATYQQIASLYQDFTLRCRMKRIGHHAGDVAQFRRRFAMAVAGIYAPQEERWAELMNLARAVTDDWLAPFLVLARAAMEGEACPDDNELARVYGTSSSGRIRRLLEHLEKEGHIVVKTDYGGRRSVGIPELGVFTAAV
- a CDS encoding TonB family protein, with the protein product MTMQTLHKAPARLARVILARLLLACALLAGMLTATPALAQSDWSRQVARIISSKQTYPATAQMRGEEGTAKVKVYVGADGSVQRTELATGSGSPLLDREALAMPTRAGRLPAPPGGATVLTVPVTWKLI
- a CDS encoding PilZ domain-containing protein translates to METPTQSRKVNRLPVTLAAKCRTMGGMRDEAYLCDISTHGCKMVTRSLYLSIGMRVTIKPDGMEAISGVVRWLSQDGAGIEFDSPLYAPVVENLGVRHARH
- a CDS encoding DEAD/DEAH box helicase, which encodes MSYFSDLNLAEPILRALAEKGYTDPTPIQRQSIPSLIEGRDLLGLAQTGTGKTAAFSLPSLHRLAMDPKPRRAASCRMLVLSPTRELAAQIADNMKFYAKHLPLSIQCIFGGVPAPKQARALVGGTDILVATPGRLLDLIDQRALTLRDVEIFVLDEADQMMDLGFIHALKRVARLLPAQRQSLFFSATMPQDIEALGRQFINNPVKVEVAPQSTTAERVEQYATFVSQAEKQALLTIKLREGLASGEIDRTLVFSRTKHGADRIVRFLTPAGIEAAAIHGDKSQAQRTAALKGFRDGKVKVLIATDIAARGIDVTGVSHVFNFDIPNVAEQYVHRIGRTGRAGANGIALSFVADDEKPYLKAIERLTGVKLTMQPLPANFLVEAARLPAPAKRGNGQPERVDRGASAGRGDGRGRGGAGRPQGQGRDGGRGGQQEHNRHNNRRKDPGAQDRVARDGQRSGQQRDSDRARAERRQNDPRATAQRPSSGPRFDPLSDASGDERRDRTARRGR
- a CDS encoding GNAT family N-acetyltransferase, translated to MSQTLSSAAISPFLIRRAEPGDAAALSALKLACFRETFGAEGFAIPYPAADLARFEVDAYGQATVERELADPAHWTWVAQDDEGALLAYAHAGPCKLPHEAVRAGDLELYQLYLRRSAQGAGLGKRLLDLVLDWMEQQEPKALWLGVWQGNDRARHVYSGRGFVVAGEYRFAVGDWFDDEFIMRKPLAKV
- a CDS encoding gamma-glutamyltransferase family protein, yielding MPQSPLPGARRRIAIRLISALTLTAMVTAAPLTALARPLPAKAPASAPAKRVQSGEAAHAMVAAANPLAVAAGMRVLKAGGSAVDAAVAIQAVLGLVEPQSSGLGGGSFMVFYDAKTHKVTAYDGRETAPAGANPKQFLHPDGTPMSYAEAVMGGQSSGVPGAIAMLDMAQKDHGKLPWKALFAPAHELATDGFIVSPRLASMIVSRAPQAHGEDAMAYFRNADGSQMKAGDRLINKAYAGSLDLIAANRSAGLLSGPLAEAILQRIHTGPYPSPMTLADMAAYKPRKTEALCRPYRAYVICTPQAPSGGLPLQEAMGILAHTDIDKRSAKDEKGWYLLSQASRLAYADRDKYEGDPAFVPVPTEGLLAPDYLAKRAALIGEQAQPVTYGIPAGAPKVGPDHTLEPGGTSHIVIVDADGNALSMTTTVESIFGNGHMVGGFFMNNQLTDSSFAPDNADGTPAANAVAPGKRPRSSMAPTIVLDKATGHFAAATGSPGGTAIVGYVVKALVGILDWKMSPQDAVALPNLVAMGNKYSADKFPDDITSALAARGEVLDSGRGENSGLQAIVYKPKGAIRYVGGADPRREGIARGF